AGAGCGAAGTACAAGTTTTATGTCGTTGTTCAAAAATATGAAGCGAGATTCCTGAAATGATACCAAAAAAAGCTACAATCGATCGGTTTTTGTCGGTCAAACATTGCACATACGTTAGCCGCTTCTTCCGCTGATCGTGAGCAGTAAACGTCACTTCCGTATAAACCACGGAAGCTGTTTGGGGCACACTGTTTTGCTTCGGAAATTGATTCGGGCCCACACAACTCTCGGTACTGATTGTACGCATTGTTTCCAATGATCTCCAGGGCAACAAATGACTGGCTTGGCATACAATCCATAAGATAGTTTAAGCTAGAAGCCTCAGAACGGACAGTTTTCAGCATGGATGAATAGTTTTCATCTATTTTCAACATTGCCAGCCGACGGACACCCAATCCTGCCTTGTGTATTTTTGTCAGGATTTCGCCAATATGTAGCAATGCTTCCGCTTTGATCAATCCGAAAGAActaaggaaaagaaaaagtgcatatattaacaaaatgtatgcaatattaTGGCACAGTTTGATTATAATTTACAGCTGTTCGTCCGATTTCTTGTTTCTCGTTTTCGCATCTCCATAGTCCAGAATGTGGATCTGTTTGCCAAAGATCAGCAGTTTCGCACCGATGAAGAAATCATTCTCGCTCAACTCTTCGACTTTAGTGCGTCGTAGGAAGGTTTTTCGCGTTTTCAAATCCACCAACTCTACCGAATTATCGCTGGGAAAGAAGCTTACCACCAGTTGCCGATTTAGATCGGCCTCTTTCTGGTACCATTCCCCCAAATACACGTTACTGTTGGTGTTCTGCAAATATAGGATAAGCCGAAACGGttgttaaataatataaatcgCATAACTATATGAAACTTACCATCGAtatggaaaatgttgtttaaattaCTTGCACCAGACGACAGGGACTGTCGATCACAaccgattttgtttgtttactttgtttCCTCGGGATGTTCTGTTGCCAAGGGCAACCACATTACAGGGAACGTATCCTGGTTTAACACGCTGTAAAGCAAATAGTTTATTGCAAACATTATTAAAGTGTAAATCACCAAATGTTTCTAAGAAATGttataatgaaatttttcaaCATGAATTTGGATATTATTTCAGGATATTAAATAACCTCGCAAAAATAACGTGAATTAGTTGTCGGTGCAGCTTTTGAACATACGCAATCGTGTAAACGCTGCGTATTCTATATCAACCGCCAATTTTAACAAGGTGTATAACGATTCGCAAACAAAATGACAGTAGTGCGATAGTCAAACAAATGTCCAAATTTACAGACCATATCTCTGCGTACCTTGGCCGTAAGAAAAGTGCGGCATTTTGTGTGCTACTGTGTGCTGCTTACCGTCTACAAAAAGAATTGTGAATATTGGTTGTAAAAGGCTTCCTGCACGGTGTATCTAGTGTATACATAATCGGTCACCGTGTTCGCGGCTGCAgtaggaaaaaacaaacactacacTACACTGGACTGGTTTACCGGCAAGAGGAACATTGCAATCGGCATTTTGGCTGCTATACTGAACGCCGCTTtgacaaacgcacacacatacattcacAGAGACGCGCGCGCACGTAGCGTCGTAAAAAACGGGTACGGAGACGATTTGCGGCACGGCACAAGACCTCGGAACACACGTTCCGTCACAGCAGTCGTGCAGCTTGCCAGTTTAACGGATTTGGCGGGAGTGTGTCAAAACCCGAAACGTCGGACAATTCCTTTCCCTATTTCCATCGTGTGGTAAACCGAAGAGCATTAAAATGGGTGACCGAGCAGATGGTGGTAAGTGGAAGGCAGTGTACTATGATTTGGTTCCTTTGTTACATTAACGTATAATCGGTTTGGTGCAATCATcttttctcccccccccccctatgCAGCGGAAGCGTTCGATGATGCGGTCGAGGAGCGCGTCATTAATGAGGAGTACAAAATCTGGAAGAAAAATACTCCATTCCTGTACGATTTGGTCATGACACACGCGCTCGAATGGCCCTCACTAACCGCCCAATGGCTGCCGGATGTGACGAAACCGGAGGGGAAGGATTACTCGGTGCACCGGCTCATTCTGGGTACGCACACATCGGACGAGCAGAACCATCTACTGATCGCGAGTGTTCAGTTGCCGAACGAGGACGCACAGTTCGATACGGGGCACTACGATAACGAGAAGGGCGAGTTTGgtgggttcggttcggtgtcgGGAAAGATCGAAATCGAGATAAAAATCAACCACGAAGGTGAAGTTAATCGTGCCCGGTACATGCCACAGAATCCGTGTGTGATTGCCACGAAAACTCCGTCGAGCGATGTGCTCGTGTTTGATTACACGAAGCATCCGAGCAAACCAGAACCGAGCGGCGAATGTCATCCGGATCTGCGGCTGCGTGGTCACCAGAAGGAGGGTTACGGGTTGTCGTGGAACCCGAACCTGAACGGGTATTTGCTGTCGGCCAGTGATGATCATACCATCTGCCTGTGGGACATTAACGCCACACCGAAAGAGCATCGGTTGATCGATGCGAAGAATATCTTTACCGGACATACAGCGGTGGTGGAGGATGTCGCTTGGCATTTGTTGCATGAATCACTGTTCGGGTCGGTGGCCGATGATCAGAAGCTGATGATATGGGATACGCGCTGCAACAACACCTCGAAACCGTCTCACACGGTTGACGCTCATACGGCCGAAGTGAACTGTCTCAGCTTCAATCCCTATTCCGAGTTTATACTGGCAACCGGATCTGCCGACAAGACGGTTGCGCTGTGGGATTTGCGCAATCTGAAGCTGAAGTTACACTCGTTTGAATCGCATAGAGATGAAATTTTCCAGGTCCAATGGTCACCGCACAATGAAACCATTCTCGCTTCGTCCGGCACGGATCGCCGGCTCCACGTCTGGGACCTGTCGAAGATCGGCGAGGAACAGAGTGCGGAAGATGCGGAAGACGGACCGCCGGAATTGTTGTTCATCCACGGTGGCCACACGGCAAAGATATCCGACTTCTCGTGGAATCCGAACGAACCGTGGGTTATTTGTTCGGTGTCGGAAGATAACATTATGCAGGTGTGGCAAATGGCGGAAAACATGTACAACGATGAGGATCCGGATGTGCCGGCGAGCGAAATCGAGGGTGGTGCACCGTGAAcggaacgtttttttttttaattatttgcagcattattttaaatggAACAGTACAGCAGTTCCCCAAAAcaacttttcgttttcaatttatgtTATCCACATTTCCGTTCTATTATTTACTTTATGCACAGCGTACGTAAATTTCAACGTTCCAGTGGACGTGAGGTTTAGTGTATCGtcatatgttttaaataaaaaaaatcatttaaacgGACACACCTTAATGTAGAAGATCCTTCCATTGGTTCCAGCTCTATCTGGTGTAAGGCAGTAATCATaacattcaataaaaaaaaatcaaattctgaagaaaaagaacaaaataatgGAGGAAATGTGTTGAAGTTagtattttgttaaattagcATCTTCTTCATTTAACTGACTTATTATTCATATTGACGGCATGGATGCTTCGAGACTACATCCATCCACAGGGGATGCACTACATCGAAGGCCAAGGTGCATGATGGGTTCGTCTCTGTCTCTCTAAACAAAATTAGTCATCTTAAATCCGTTAcatattatgtttattttatgatggattgcgcaaaaaaaaaacactaacttCGAAATTTCTACTACTGACAGTACATTATTGAGTTGTcttattttacaataaactTTAGCTCATTACACATATACCGCCCTTCGTTCGTCGTGTCGTCGTCATCAGCGGCGTTGCTCCCGGGCTAGGTTTGCAATGCGTGCACATAAAAATACGCACGTTACAACTTAAAAACACTCGTTCACACAGAAGGAGCAAAGATAAAACTGTGACAAACGCGGCGTAAGAGAACGACATTTTCTCAATGGATAAAGGGAAGGTAAAACAACGATTCCATCACTTAGGCGGCAGATTTGAACCTCTCCAGCCGTAACCTTGCCTTTTCGGCGTAATCCACCGAAGCGGATGAAACCTTGCCGGCACCATTGGTTGCAGTGGAACCGCTGCTAACCGTCTGGCCAAAGCGGGCCTGTCGCTTAGCCAACTTTTCCTCCTGCTCGAGTTTGCTCATTTCGGACGACACGGAGCAACCGAAGCGTTCGGCACGTTTTTTCAGCGCTTCCAGCGATgccggtgtgtttttgttgctgttcgcCGATGTACTGGTGCTAGTACCAGTTAACCCAAACCTTGCCGCACGGGCTTGCATTTTGTCGGTAGAACTGGTGGTACCGGCGGCAGGCGTACTAGACGGTGCCACTGTTTGAGCACCGAACTTTTTGGCCCTCATTTCCAACCGCTCCAGTGCGCTTAGCTGACCGAGCTTAACCACCTTCTTTTCCGGTTCTCCATCGCTACCACTATTGGTGCTGGACGATTGAGTCGAAAATGGTTGCCTTTGGGGTTTCGGCGCTTCGCCCAGCGGACTGGTGCTCGGATTCGCAGCGAATGTGGGCTTCGTGATGGAAATGTTTCGCTTCAGCGATATCTTACGGGTGGTTGTTACCGATACGTTGGACTTTTCTGAGCCGTGGTTCGGTTCGTCTTCTGGCTTTCGCGGTTGGTCCGGCGAAATAGATTTCGATTTTTCGCTCGGCGTAGGCGATTTCAGTATCTGCTCCTCCTCCGCTACCGGATCGGTAAGATCTTTATCCTCATCCAGCAGATCATCATTCAATTCGTCGTCCAAAAGATCTTCGGAGTTGGCCGTATCTTCTAGCACATCGCCACCATCTGTAATGGATGGCAAATGGGTAAAGCGTTACACACAGGCATAAACATTAGatctcccccctccctcccccagCAACAGTATGACATACCCAACAGTGCCGTTTGTAATCGATCCACCAGCTCATTCTTGTTGCCCATCACACTCAAACCTCGTGCCTTTAGTTCTTTTTTCAGATCCGCCACCTACAAATCGGTAAAGGAACGCGAACGAATGCATATTATTCCGATAGAAGTTTTTTGTACCTGTGCAGCATTTGCTTAGATTTCCGGCTATGGCGGCGTCCCTAGTTACCTTCATCTTGGAAACATCACTATCACTCATTGTGGGTTTTGGAAATGTTGCGGATAACGCTGAGAAAGGACCGAATTGCAACACTGCTTCTTGCGAGGCTTGACTATAATCCTACCGTTGATTATTGGAGTTAAAGTGATTCTAAACACGAAGAGAAATTTCTGTGCGACGGcttgattgttgttttgggtAGACGTATCTGACAAGCGAGATTGAGGTTTTGCTGACTAACAAGGTGAATTAATCAAGGTATGAGAAGTAAGCACGCTACATATGGATTTTCAGCACGCCAACAATTTTTGTAAACCTTTCTCCATGAGATATTGTTAGCTtcatacacacaaaatgataaaaaacaaaatagtaaaacgacCCATGTTATGTACCTATATATGCTACGATAACACAAAATGTGTAATTTCATTCAGCAACACAACCCTGAACCGCTGAAAGTACCTCAGAATATCGAAGATTCTACTTCAATATAACACAAGTGGGAGATTATTTTTGTGtagtttattgaaataattgctACTGTTTTCGCCCTTTTCCGTAATCAGTTTATTACAACCCCTTAAATTCCTACAAGAGCACATTTGTGGTTCGTTGGGCGAATGAGTTGTTTACATGCGTTCAAATAAACGAAGCCTGACAATTTCGCGCCACACCGCACCAACTGTCACCCGGCAAACACCGCAAACAGTTCGTCTATACCGGGAAAAACTTGTAAATTCAGTGCATTACATGTTGTGTTCTGGTGCGTAATACGCGTGAATTAGATTTGCACCCGCTGCTCCTCTTATTCTATCAGTTGTGTAGAGAAAAAGGATGGACGCCCAACAATTACCGTTTCTTGCGGAATATTCCAAGAGCAACCGGGCATCGTGCCGATTGTGTAAGAACAAGATCGACAAGGATGTGCTCCGGCTTGCTGCGATGGTTCAGTCGCCGATGCACGATGGTAAGGTGGCTCAATGGTACCACGAAGATTGTTTCTTCAAGAAACAACGCCCCACAACCGAAGGCGATGTAGCCAACATGGAGGCACTGCGGTACGAGGATCAAAAGAAGATCCGCGACGCAATTGGTAAGTGATGCGATGGGTAGCGTTCGTAAAGAGTGCaagtaaaaattaaactttgtcggttttttttgtgctttcctTGCTTGTGGGTTGTAGCTGCGTTCTCGAAGGGAGTCGTTCCTACTGCAGGGAAGGGTAAAGGCAAGAAACGATCCGCAGCGGAAACCCAATCTTTGAAGGACTTCGGAGTAGAGTATGCGTCCTCTGGACGTGCCATGTGTCGGGGATGCGAGCTGAAGGTTTTGAAGGATGAGGTGCGCATTAAGAAGGTCGTTTACGATACGGAGGTAGGCATGAAGTATGGCGGGCAACCGTTGTGGCATCATGCGGAATGCTTTGCGAAAATACGCTCCGATCTTGGTTACTTCGAGAAGGCTGAAATGTTGCCTGGTTTCCGTTCGATGAAAAAGGAGGATCAGGCGATGTTAAAGAAACTGTTACCGTAAGTACCTGCCACTGAGGAGAATCTTCTACACTAGGGTaacacaaatatttttttctgtagaGCCATCAAAACGGAAGATGTACCGGCGAAGAAGCTGAAGGAAGAGGTTTTGGACGAGGTAGACAAAGCGGCTGCATCGCTAGAGGAGAAGCAGATCGCTGAGCAGCTGAAAGCGTTTTACAAGATACGCGACAAACTTAAAAAGCTTGGCGTAAAGAAAGCGGAATTAATTGAAATCCTTGCCCATAACCATCAGGACATACCGGAGGGTAATGATCCAGTGTTGGATCGTGTTTGCGATGCGCTGCTATTTGGTGCGCTGGAACGATGCACGAAATGTGGTGGTCAGTACGTGCTGCAGAAAGCATCGTACGTATGCGAGGGCAATCTGACCAATTGGGTAAAGTGCATGAACGCGGAAAAGGCACCACCACGAAAACCAACCATAATACCGGCCGATCTGCGGTCGGCATACTCATTCTTCAAACAGTACAAATCTAAAATTGGAGatcgcgtgtttcggtacgtTCCGCCGAGTATTAAGACCGTGATGGAAAGCGTGAAGAAGGAGGAAGAATTGCCCTCGGAACCGAGGGTGAAGCGTGAAAAACCACCGTTGTACAATATGGAATTTGTCATTCTTGGCAAAACGGCCACATCGAAGGATCAGCTGAAgcttaaaatacaaaaaatgggTGGCAAGGTGGTGACGAAGATTGCTAGCCATACGGCGGCTATCATTTCCACACCGGAAGAAGTCGAAAAGTTGAACAGCCGTATGCGGGAAGCGAAGGAACTACAGATTCAGGTAGTGCCGGAGGAATTTTTGGATGATGCTCAGGGTGGCGGTGCCATTTCGTTCATCACCAGTAGGGCTATCTGTGATTGGGGTTCGGATCCGCAGACGCGCCTCCCAACTGACGAGGAAAGTAAATCTCGCTCGAAAAAGAGCATTTACGAAAAGTCAGTACCGGCCAAGATGAAGCTACAGGTGAAGAGCGGTCTGATCGTTGATCCGGACTCGAAACTAGCGGATAGGGCACACGTGTACAAGTGCAATGGTGTCATTTATAACTGCGTGCTGAATAAGGTGGATATACAGGCGGATAAAAATTCGTTCTACAAAATGCAGGTACTCGAAGATGATCATCAACGCAAGTAAGTCCATCTGAAATGTATTCATCAATAGAAATGTTCTAATTGTTTCGTACCTGCCTTCGTTTGTACCTTTTCTTCGGCAGATACTGGTTGTTCCGTGCTTGGGGTCGTATCGGTACCACGATCGGTGGTACGAAGGTGGAAAACCACAACACGGCAGAGGACGCCATTCTGGCGTTTGAGGATTTGTTCCTGGAAAAGACCGATAACGATTGGCAGCGGCATAACTCTAAATACCACAAGATGCCGGGCATGTTTTATCCGATCGAGATCGACTATACCGAGTCGAAGACGAAGCGTCTCGCGGAAAATAGCGCCTTCAAATCGAAACTCGCTCCTGCGGTGCAGGAGTTGGTTCGCATGCTGTTCGATGTGGACGCGATGAATCGGGTAATGTTGGAGTTCGAACTCGACATGGAAAAGATGCCACTCGGCAAGCTGTCGAAACGTCAGCTCCAATCGGCTATGCAGGTTCTGTCGGAAATTTCCGACTTAATCGGGAGCGGCGGAACCAATGCGCAGTTTATAGGTGCATCGAACAGATTCTACTCGTTCGTGCCGCACAATTTCGGTGTTTCGGCCGTCAAGGTGCTGGATACGATCGAGCAGGTCAAGGAAAAGCAAACCATGCTCGAAAGTTTGCTGGAGATTGAGTTCGCGTACTCGTTGCTGAACGAATCGGATGAAGATGGCAAGAGTGGTAAGAATCCGCTAGATACGCATTATGAGCAGTTGAAGACGGTTATCGAACCGATGGCACGTGATTCGGAAGAGTTTACGTTGCTTGAACAGTATGTGCGCAATACGCATGCGGAGACACACCAATCGTACGATCTGGAGATTAAAGAAATCTTCCGCATCAAACGTAAGGGTGAAGATCGCCGCTATCAGCCATTCAAGAAACTGCACAACCGTAAGCTACTGTGGCACGGTTCTCGGTTGACCAATTTTGCGGGTATTTTAACGCACGGTTTGAAAATTGCCCCACCCGAGGCACCGGTTACGGGTTACATGTTTGGCAAGGGTATCTACTTTGCCGATATGGTGTCCAAATCGGCCAACTACTGTTGCACCAACATGGTTGATTCTACCGggttgatgctgttgtgcGAGGTAGCACTCGGCGATATGCAGGAGTATCTGCAGGCACATTACGTGAAGAAACTTGCTACCGGTAAACACAGCGTGAAGGGTATCGGACGCACGCAGCCAGATCCGAGTGGTTCCCACATGCGTCCGGATGGGGTGGAGATACCGATGGGTAAGGGTGTGTCGGATGCAAAGGTAAAGAGTTCGCTGCTTTACAACGAGTTCATCGTGTACGACGTGGGTCAGGTGAACTGCCAGTACTTGTTCAAGATGAACTTCAAATACAAATACTAAATTAGCTGTATTGCTACAGTAAACTACCCGCGAACAGGAGAAGAAGGACAAGCATATTTGATAGTTTCTTGGgtgttgttgattttgcttgcattgtttgtgtttgccaaATAcatt
This region of Anopheles marshallii chromosome 2, idAnoMarsDA_429_01, whole genome shotgun sequence genomic DNA includes:
- the LOC128717881 gene encoding nucleoside diphosphate kinase 7; this translates as MPIAMFLLPTNTNSNVYLGEWYQKEADLNRQLVVSFFPSDNSVELVDLKTRKTFLRRTKVEELSENDFFIGAKLLIFGKQIHILDYGDAKTRNKKSDEQLSFGLIKAEALLHIGEILTKIHKAGLGVRRLAMLKIDENYSSMLKTVRSEASSLNYLMDCMPSQSFVALEIIGNNAYNQYRELCGPESISEAKQCAPNSFRGLYGSDVYCSRSAEEAANESRFIFLNNDIKLVLRSSALYTNSTLCIIKPHAVREGKAGEIITEILRKKFTVTAIKMLRFERPNCEEFLEVYKGVVPEYESMVMQMISGDCMALEITNKYDDTRSTYQSFRDFCGPICPEVAKLTRPQTLRATLGKNKVMNAVHCTDLEEDTSLELEYIFKFLN
- the LOC128709089 gene encoding chromatin assembly factor 1 p55 subunit codes for the protein MGDRADGAEAFDDAVEERVINEEYKIWKKNTPFLYDLVMTHALEWPSLTAQWLPDVTKPEGKDYSVHRLILGTHTSDEQNHLLIASVQLPNEDAQFDTGHYDNEKGEFGGFGSVSGKIEIEIKINHEGEVNRARYMPQNPCVIATKTPSSDVLVFDYTKHPSKPEPSGECHPDLRLRGHQKEGYGLSWNPNLNGYLLSASDDHTICLWDINATPKEHRLIDAKNIFTGHTAVVEDVAWHLLHESLFGSVADDQKLMIWDTRCNNTSKPSHTVDAHTAEVNCLSFNPYSEFILATGSADKTVALWDLRNLKLKLHSFESHRDEIFQVQWSPHNETILASSGTDRRLHVWDLSKIGEEQSAEDAEDGPPELLFIHGGHTAKISDFSWNPNEPWVICSVSEDNIMQVWQMAENMYNDEDPDVPASEIEGGAP
- the LOC128709118 gene encoding poly [ADP-ribose] polymerase, whose protein sequence is MDAQQLPFLAEYSKSNRASCRLCKNKIDKDVLRLAAMVQSPMHDGKVAQWYHEDCFFKKQRPTTEGDVANMEALRYEDQKKIRDAIAAFSKGVVPTAGKGKGKKRSAAETQSLKDFGVEYASSGRAMCRGCELKVLKDEVRIKKVVYDTEVGMKYGGQPLWHHAECFAKIRSDLGYFEKAEMLPGFRSMKKEDQAMLKKLLPAIKTEDVPAKKLKEEVLDEVDKAAASLEEKQIAEQLKAFYKIRDKLKKLGVKKAELIEILAHNHQDIPEGNDPVLDRVCDALLFGALERCTKCGGQYVLQKASYVCEGNLTNWVKCMNAEKAPPRKPTIIPADLRSAYSFFKQYKSKIGDRVFRYVPPSIKTVMESVKKEEELPSEPRVKREKPPLYNMEFVILGKTATSKDQLKLKIQKMGGKVVTKIASHTAAIISTPEEVEKLNSRMREAKELQIQVVPEEFLDDAQGGGAISFITSRAICDWGSDPQTRLPTDEESKSRSKKSIYEKSVPAKMKLQVKSGLIVDPDSKLADRAHVYKCNGVIYNCVLNKVDIQADKNSFYKMQVLEDDHQRKYWLFRAWGRIGTTIGGTKVENHNTAEDAILAFEDLFLEKTDNDWQRHNSKYHKMPGMFYPIEIDYTESKTKRLAENSAFKSKLAPAVQELVRMLFDVDAMNRVMLEFELDMEKMPLGKLSKRQLQSAMQVLSEISDLIGSGGTNAQFIGASNRFYSFVPHNFGVSAVKVLDTIEQVKEKQTMLESLLEIEFAYSLLNESDEDGKSGKNPLDTHYEQLKTVIEPMARDSEEFTLLEQYVRNTHAETHQSYDLEIKEIFRIKRKGEDRRYQPFKKLHNRKLLWHGSRLTNFAGILTHGLKIAPPEAPVTGYMFGKGIYFADMVSKSANYCCTNMVDSTGLMLLCEVALGDMQEYLQAHYVKKLATGKHSVKGIGRTQPDPSGSHMRPDGVEIPMGKGVSDAKVKSSLLYNEFIVYDVGQVNCQYLFKMNFKYKY
- the LOC128709119 gene encoding SAP domain-containing ribonucleoprotein → MSDSDVSKMKVADLKKELKARGLSVMGNKNELVDRLQTALLDGGDVLEDTANSEDLLDDELNDDLLDEDKDLTDPVAEEEQILKSPTPSEKSKSISPDQPRKPEDEPNHGSEKSNVSVTTTRKISLKRNISITKPTFAANPSTSPLGEAPKPQRQPFSTQSSSTNSGSDGEPEKKVVKLGQLSALERLEMRAKKFGAQTVAPSSTPAAGTTSSTDKMQARAARFGLTGTSTSTSANSNKNTPASLEALKKRAERFGCSVSSEMSKLEQEEKLAKRQARFGQTVSSGSTATNGAGKVSSASVDYAEKARLRLERFKSAA